One Syngnathoides biaculeatus isolate LvHL_M chromosome 4, ASM1980259v1, whole genome shotgun sequence DNA window includes the following coding sequences:
- the si:dkey-190g11.3 gene encoding adenine nucleotide translocase lysine N-methyltransferase isoform X3 has protein sequence MEDSIDVILQDCDTLLPASGPHPVLSACTGALFTGLYGLWSLFAMPAFRKVPLNLKVPYLPCSRDQTLNIMKLLEGRTGRLADLGSGDGRLVFAASSAGFKCTGFEINSILVAYARSKARWSGVPSSHATFFKKDFWKTDLSQYNNVTAFLAPGAMAALREKLLKELPDAACVVSSRYPFPGWSHQATLGSGLNQAWAYDVGAVRSGLRAKTRVP, from the exons ATGGAGGACTCCATCGATGTGATCCTGCAGGACTGCGACACGCTCCTCCCCGCGAGCGGTCCTCATCCAGTGTTGTCGGCCTGCACGGGCGCTCTGTTCACAGGCCTCTACGGCTTGTGGAGTCTCTTCGCCATGCCCGCCTTCCGCAAGGTCCCACTCAACCTGAAG GTGCCCTATTTGCCCTGCAGTCGAGATCAGACGCTGAACATCATGAAGCTGCTCGAAGGCCGAACGGGCCGCTTAGCAGATTTGGGATCAGGAGATGGGAGACTG GTTTTTGCTGCCTCCTCCGCTGGCTTCAAGTGCACCGGCTTTGAGATCAACTCCATTCTCGTTGCATATGCCAGGTCAAAAGCCCGTTGGAGCGGTGTGCCTTCCAGCCAcgctacattttttaaaaaagactttTGGAAG ACCGACTTATCCCAGTACAACAACGTGACAGCTTTCCTTGCTCCAGGAGCG ATGGCAGCGCTTAGAGAAAAGCTGCTGAAAGAGCTTCCCGACGCCGCGTGCGTCGTCTCTTCCCGCTACCCGTTCCCAGGATGGTCTCACCAAGCGACGCTCGGCTCGGGACTTAACCAGGCGTGGGCCTACGACGTCGGCGCCGTGCGGTCCGGTCTGAGGGCAAAGACTCGAGTACCGTGA
- the si:dkey-190g11.3 gene encoding adenine nucleotide translocase lysine N-methyltransferase isoform X2: MEDSIDVILQDCDTLLPASGPHPVLSACTGALFTGLYGLWSLFAMPAFRKVPLNLKVPYLPCSRDQTLNIMKLLEGRTGRLADLGSGDGRLNLWRAIICTPKGSDESHHVVLRSGPRSSFCDLQVFAASSAGFKCTGFEINSILVAYARSKARWSGVPSSHATFFKKDFWKTDLSQYNNVTAFLAPGAMAALREKLLKELPDAACVVSSRYPFPGWSHQATLGSGLNQAWAYDVGAVRSGLRAKTRVP, encoded by the exons ATGGAGGACTCCATCGATGTGATCCTGCAGGACTGCGACACGCTCCTCCCCGCGAGCGGTCCTCATCCAGTGTTGTCGGCCTGCACGGGCGCTCTGTTCACAGGCCTCTACGGCTTGTGGAGTCTCTTCGCCATGCCCGCCTTCCGCAAGGTCCCACTCAACCTGAAG GTGCCCTATTTGCCCTGCAGTCGAGATCAGACGCTGAACATCATGAAGCTGCTCGAAGGCCGAACGGGCCGCTTAGCAGATTTGGGATCAGGAGATGGGAGACTG aatttgtggcGTGCAATCATTTGCACCCCAAAAGGAAGTGACGAATCGCATCACGTTGTGTTGCGTTCAGGGCCGCGATCTTCATTTTGTGATCTTCAGGTTTTTGCTGCCTCCTCCGCTGGCTTCAAGTGCACCGGCTTTGAGATCAACTCCATTCTCGTTGCATATGCCAGGTCAAAAGCCCGTTGGAGCGGTGTGCCTTCCAGCCAcgctacattttttaaaaaagactttTGGAAG ACCGACTTATCCCAGTACAACAACGTGACAGCTTTCCTTGCTCCAGGAGCG ATGGCAGCGCTTAGAGAAAAGCTGCTGAAAGAGCTTCCCGACGCCGCGTGCGTCGTCTCTTCCCGCTACCCGTTCCCAGGATGGTCTCACCAAGCGACGCTCGGCTCGGGACTTAACCAGGCGTGGGCCTACGACGTCGGCGCCGTGCGGTCCGGTCTGAGGGCAAAGACTCGAGTACCGTGA
- the si:dkey-190g11.3 gene encoding adenine nucleotide translocase lysine N-methyltransferase isoform X4 — protein MKLLEGRTGRLADLGSGDGRLVCVRLRPNEKCVTFCVTYASFIAFPGDVAHISCRLFPGRICGVQSFAPQKEVTNRITLCCVQGRDLHFVIFRSKARWSGVPSSHATFFKKDFWKTDLSQYNNVTAFLAPGAMAALREKLLKELPDAACVVSSRYPFPGWSHQATLGSGLNQAWAYDVGAVRSGLRAKTRVP, from the exons ATGAAGCTGCTCGAAGGCCGAACGGGCCGCTTAGCAGATTTGGGATCAGGAGATGGGAGACTGGTATGCGTGCGGTTACGTCCAAATGAGAAGTGCGTCACGTTTTGCGTGACGTACGCATCTTTTATTGCATTCCCTGGCGATGTTGCACATATCAGCTGTCGCTTATTtcctggcagaatttgtggcGTGCAATCATTTGCACCCCAAAAGGAAGTGACGAATCGCATCACGTTGTGTTGCGTTCAGGGCCGCGATCTTCATTTTGTGATCTTCAG GTCAAAAGCCCGTTGGAGCGGTGTGCCTTCCAGCCAcgctacattttttaaaaaagactttTGGAAG ACCGACTTATCCCAGTACAACAACGTGACAGCTTTCCTTGCTCCAGGAGCG ATGGCAGCGCTTAGAGAAAAGCTGCTGAAAGAGCTTCCCGACGCCGCGTGCGTCGTCTCTTCCCGCTACCCGTTCCCAGGATGGTCTCACCAAGCGACGCTCGGCTCGGGACTTAACCAGGCGTGGGCCTACGACGTCGGCGCCGTGCGGTCCGGTCTGAGGGCAAAGACTCGAGTACCGTGA
- the si:dkey-190g11.3 gene encoding adenine nucleotide translocase lysine N-methyltransferase isoform X1, producing MEDSIDVILQDCDTLLPASGPHPVLSACTGALFTGLYGLWSLFAMPAFRKVPLNLKVPYLPCSRDQTLNIMKLLEGRTGRLADLGSGDGRLVCVRLRPNEKCVTFCVTYASFIAFPGDVAHISCRLFPGRICGVQSFAPQKEVTNRITLCCVQGRDLHFVIFRSKARWSGVPSSHATFFKKDFWKTDLSQYNNVTAFLAPGAMAALREKLLKELPDAACVVSSRYPFPGWSHQATLGSGLNQAWAYDVGAVRSGLRAKTRVP from the exons ATGGAGGACTCCATCGATGTGATCCTGCAGGACTGCGACACGCTCCTCCCCGCGAGCGGTCCTCATCCAGTGTTGTCGGCCTGCACGGGCGCTCTGTTCACAGGCCTCTACGGCTTGTGGAGTCTCTTCGCCATGCCCGCCTTCCGCAAGGTCCCACTCAACCTGAAG GTGCCCTATTTGCCCTGCAGTCGAGATCAGACGCTGAACATCATGAAGCTGCTCGAAGGCCGAACGGGCCGCTTAGCAGATTTGGGATCAGGAGATGGGAGACTGGTATGCGTGCGGTTACGTCCAAATGAGAAGTGCGTCACGTTTTGCGTGACGTACGCATCTTTTATTGCATTCCCTGGCGATGTTGCACATATCAGCTGTCGCTTATTtcctggcagaatttgtggcGTGCAATCATTTGCACCCCAAAAGGAAGTGACGAATCGCATCACGTTGTGTTGCGTTCAGGGCCGCGATCTTCATTTTGTGATCTTCAG GTCAAAAGCCCGTTGGAGCGGTGTGCCTTCCAGCCAcgctacattttttaaaaaagactttTGGAAG ACCGACTTATCCCAGTACAACAACGTGACAGCTTTCCTTGCTCCAGGAGCG ATGGCAGCGCTTAGAGAAAAGCTGCTGAAAGAGCTTCCCGACGCCGCGTGCGTCGTCTCTTCCCGCTACCCGTTCCCAGGATGGTCTCACCAAGCGACGCTCGGCTCGGGACTTAACCAGGCGTGGGCCTACGACGTCGGCGCCGTGCGGTCCGGTCTGAGGGCAAAGACTCGAGTACCGTGA